A region of the Penicillium psychrofluorescens genome assembly, chromosome: 6 genome:
GTTGAGTGTGGAGTTAGTTttatcatcatcctctttATGAAACCAACTTGATCAACATCCACGACGGTCTAAATAGTATCACTGATTCTGTATCGGCCAACCCATAGTCAGACTGGTCCGCACATGGCTGCAAGCTGTGAAATCCCGTTGCTGTCTAGTTCGAGCCCTAATCGGACCCCTGCCGGAATCCCCAGTATTCGTCAGCCAATCCGCCGCCATCCCGGTTGTACCTAAGGAGAGCATAGGTCATGGCACGTGACCGTCTTTCTAGAGTCTTCCGTGGCGGATCaccttctctttctttctctctgtctctctcttctcccctccaGGGCATTCTCCCCCCCCCTTTCCTTCCAATTGACCcgactttctttcttcaactAACTTGAATTTTGTAAGTACTCTCAGTTTGGTTCTTtgctctccctcccctaCACGCACAATCCCTCCCGGCAATCCTCCGTCGATTGCCTGCCCCAGATGATGAAATACCAGCTGGCACCAGTCTGAGAATGATGGATTCGCTCCGTCTTCACTGCTGAATAGTTTACGTCCGGAAATACGCTTCTGGTCCTGATCCTGGTGGCATTCGCTTGAATTCCACTTTAATTTTTTTGGTTGCCGAGAAAAcatccaaaaaaaaaacaccatCGCTAACCCGTGATTTGTGTGATTTATAGAAATTTAGCTGGGCACCCGGCCGAATTAGCCAACGGAGGACAAACTTCCCCATCATATCATCATGGTTCTtcacaaccccaacaacTGGCACTGGGTGAACAAGGATGCCTCGGGCTGGGCCAAGAACTACCTGCAGCAGAACCTGTGCTGCATCACAGCCGAGGAGGGAGGCGTGACGGCCAAAGTAGAGCGTGTGGTGTCGATGGATGGCGACGTAGATGTCAGCCAGCGCAAGGGCAAGGTCATCACCCTGTTCGACGTCAAGTTGCAACTAGAATATTCAGGTTTGTAGATTCAAATTTCAatgttgtttttttttatgtGGTCTCTTTCAAGGCAGCTAAAATAAGGTATTCCAATAGGCAAGAccaccgatgccgaagaGGTGACCGGCTCGATTAGCATCCCCGAGGTAGCCCACGacaccgaggaagatgagtTTGTCGTATGTTTCCCCCCCTAACATCCTCTCGCCGGATTATTTTTGACGTGAAGATAAgttcgagatcgagaaccaCGCCGACGCCGCCTCCAAGCAGCCAGTCAAGGACCTGGTGCGCTCCGCAATCCTGCcccagctgcgccaggcgCTGGCCAAATTCGGCCCAGCCCTGATCACCGAGCACGGCAAGGACCTGCAGCACGCTCCCGGCGTCAACCCATCCAGCGGGTTCGCCCCGGCAAAGGTCCACCCGCAGACCACCAAGGAGTCCGCTGGCAGCACGGGCCAGACAACCACCTCGACCACGGGCAAAGCCGTcgtcaacaccaccaccgtgaCGGCGTCCGACGAGTTCcgcaccaccgccgaggagctgTACAACACTTTCACGGACCCGCAGCGCATTGCCGCGTTCACGCGGAGCCCGCCGCGCCAGTTCGAGGGCGCCAAGGCCGGCGGCAAGTTCGCGATCTTTGACGGAAACGTCACCGGCGAGTTCGTCAAGCTGGAGCCCCCCAAGCACCTGGTGCAGAAGTGGCGTCTGGCGCAGTGGCCTGCCGACCACTTCAGTACCTTGGAGATTCACTTTGATCAAAACGATGTCGATGGCGTCACCCAGATGCGCGTCACTTGGTCTGGCGTCCCCGTGGGCCAGGAGGATGTCACGAAGCAGAACTGGGACATGTACTATGTCCGCAGCATGAAGCAGACCTTTGGGTACgtctcccttccctcccctgCATATGTTCCATCCGGCTCTTTGCCAATACGAGCCTTAtcttcttccagatccaCTTCATCATCAAGTTTCTCTTCTTGGTCCTCGTTGCTAACGTTTGtcgttctcttccttggTATAGGTTTGGCACTATTCTCTGATCGACTCCGCGCGCTTTTCCTGGCTGCATGACTTGgtgtcttttctttcacttcaTAAGAGTATTTAGACCGACTCCGCTACACACATTCCCTCCCCTCACCCATATGTCGAAGAGATCGACATCCTCCCCATCTTGCTGTCACTTTCCctgggaggaaagaaagactTATAGCAACCACGCACACGTACCCTCATGCACATACTCCGGCTCTTTGCCTGGTTTCTGGCCGGAgttctattttttttttttttgttttcctaTGCAATTGTTGGTTGGCCTGTTTGCAATAACAATAACCTTCATTGGACCGAGTCACGGGTCCAGTGCTGCTACGATAGAGGAAAGTGATTTATGATAAtgaagacaagaagaaagaatgTTTCAAGAAGTATAGTTAGATACCTATCTTCCACACGTAGCGATGCCGCTTGGTGGCCTTGCCCAGCCCGGTCTGCGTAATATACAAGGTGGTCTACAGGTAAAAGTGATCTTTGTGACTCAATTTCTCTTTTGTATATCACTATTTCCTATTCTATGgatgcttttttttttgacaCTTACAGAGTGCGCTCAATCAGCTCAATGCCATACTCCTCCTTCAGAGTCTTGATGAGAGGAGCACAGATGTCCATAGTCATAGGCGCAAGGACACCCTTCTTGGAGATAGTCCCATCCAGAACCTGCTGCACAGCCACACCGCAAGGAATACCAACAAGACGAGCCATCGCCGAGTACCCAGCCGGGTTACCGTAGTCGCAGAGGGTCGAAGTGCGAGTCTCCTTCGAGCCATCCTTGTGCTCGATCTCGAACTTGTGCTGCAGCATGACGAGATCGCGCTCCTCGGGACCGTactgcatcttcttctcgaggGTAGCGCAGAGGGTGTCGAGCGGGTTGCCGCGCGGGTTGATCGGCTCGTCGGAGAAGAGGCCGATCCAGCGCAGACCGGCGAGGAGGCGGTTGCGCTCGTCGTTGCCGGGGAAGGCCGTCTTGGAGGCCACGGCCCACTGCAGATCTTGCTCGCTGGCGGAGGTGGCGCCGAGGAGGGCCTTGGTCGCCTCCTTCCAGGCGATGGGCTTGTCGAAGACGGGGTTGGCTTCGTCGCTGAGGAAGCCAGTGTCGACGAGCAccttgatcatctcgggGAAACCCTGGTAGCGCAGCGTGCCGCGGATGACAGTCTGAGCCTCGGGGATATCGTACTTCTCCCGGAAGGGAGTCGAGTCGCGGTTCGGGTACCCGACGAAGGCGAATCCGGGATAGATGAAGTATGGCTTGGCGGTCGCCATGAGATCCGGACCGTCGATGCTGACGAGCTTGCCGTCCTGGTAGATCTTCGCGGCGTTGCGCAGGGCAAGGAGCACGCCGCGGCTGGACCACGAGAATTTGTAGCCGAGCGGGTTGTCCGAGCACTCGGGGGCAGGGAGACCACCGCAGTAGGACACGAAGCCCGTGAtcttgccgccggcggcgtgAACCTCCGAGATGGTCTTGACGGCGTACAGGTGGTCGAGGCCAGGGTCCAGACCAATCTCGTTCATCACCGTAATGCCGGCCTTCTTACACTCCTCGTCCAATTCCATCATCGCCGGGCTGGCATATGAGGTTGTGACCACATGCTTCTTAGTACGAATGGCCGACTTGATGACCAAAGCGTGGAAGGTGTAGGGGATCAAGGAAATCGCCAGATCATTCTGGGACAAGGCCGCGTCGAGAGCGGCGTCGTCGGAAACATCCAGGGAAATGGCCTTGGTGTTCTTGAAGCCCTCGCACAGCTTCTGGGCGCTCTCGAGGGTTCGGCAGGCCACGGTAACCTGGACGTCGGACTTGCTCAGAACCTCGACGGTGGGCTTGGTGACTGCGAGCAGTTAGTATATACCGATGTGGACCAGTCAATTGGGGCAGTCAGAGCATACCGAAACCcgagcccagcagcagaaccTTGGAACCAGCAATCGGAGCCATTGTGAATAACGATTGAAGATAATaatggaagaagatgttcTGTCCAGTTCAGTTCATCCCGCATTCTTTTCTGCCCCGCCGTGTGCGGTGGGTGAGTGAGTCATCACGGCCGGTATCGGGGTTCAAACCGTATGTAATCCGATCTACAATAGCTATTATTGAACGCTTGGGATATCGTCGGAGGATAGAATCAGTCGAGGGCTATAACTAGCCTCGAACACCACAAAAACTCCACTGAATGCTAATGATAACAAAGATAGATAGACATGGTACAGAGAGACGCGACTAAACTGCCTTGACCTTCGCCTGCCGCAACAGAACTGCATCCGCATCCTCCTCACTCGTCGACTCTGGACTATCGCCGGCAAAGTTGCCCTCGGCGTCCGGGTTCTTACGAGACTTGGCAATGCGCCGTTGCCAGGCCAGCATGACGGGCAGGAAATGCCATAGGTCGAACTCGGGCCACATTACCTCCAGAAACACGATCTCCGTGTTGTCGTGGCATTGCCAGAGCATAAAGTCGCTGAGTCGCTCCACGCCCGATGTGCGAATCAGCATGTCCAGTGGTGGAGTGCCCTTGGTCAGCATGTGGTCGGAGAGGGTTTGGCGTGTGATGGTCTCGGGGGACAGATAGACGGGGTTTTCTGCTTCGGAGGAGGAATAGTTGGCTTGTGATGTGTTTTTGTTGGattgttgttgatgctggcCCTCTTGCTGGCCCCCTAAGTGCAGGGTTGTAGAGGACGAAAAGGAGGACTCGGACTCGTAGACCCGTTGGGAATGGTCATTTCGCAGGATCGGATCCTCCTCCTGGGTCGAAGACTCTGAGGTCGACCCGGTGTCACTATGCGAATCATGGGTCTTGCCCGACCCCGTTGTCTGCGCGCGGATATTTAACGCAATATGCGATTCCGAGAAAAGCGCGCGCGCCGCAACGCCAGCCGGTTTCGCAGACCACAGCGGCGTGCTGTAATCCTCCACCGTATCGCGAATGGCACCGGTGATCTCGTCGCGGGAGGTATAGGGGAAGCAGATATTGAGGACGCGGTCACCGTTGCGACTAGTCATCTCGACGGCCTTGTTGACAGCCGCCAGGACATCAggcttgagcagctcgagcCGGCCCAGAACGCGGATCCTCGCACCGTACCGATCGAGCAGATCGCCATGCTGGGCCATCTCCGACAGCTTCACCTtggccatctccatcagcgcATCAACCTCGAACTTGGACCGCTTGAAATTCTCGATGCTGAACGCGTAGATCGTCACGACTTTGACTCCGCTCTTGTAGCAGACTTCGAGGATCTGTGGTCATCAGAGAGTAATGTCAGTCACCAACGCAAGCCACACAACCGGGGATAGCAAAGCTTTTCCGGGACCATACCCTTGCCAGCGCCTCAAATCCCAGATTATGACCCTCCACCGTCTCGATTCCGTGCGATCGCGCAAACCGTCGATTCCCGTCCATGACAAAGGCCACATGTTTCGGGATGGGACCCTGGCGCAGGGCGCCGATGAGCAGCGCTTTGaggttggagatggcgaaCTCGATGGGCGGCGAGGCGAGGAACCAGTTCCGGAGTCGTGACAGGTGCATTGAGCCCGCCATGGTGAGCGTGGAGGTGTTGGATGTGTGCAGACAAGCGGCTCGCCCCTCGGAGGGTGGATGGGCTGAGAGAGAACGAGCgatgggaagagagagggagagagagacgaaAGGCGGAAGCTTGTTGTGTCTCGTGCGGGTGTACGACGACAACGGGCTGACGTGGTCAGTTTGGAGACAACCACCAGAAATCCAAGGCTGAACTTTTCTGACTGGCAAgtgtccttttttttttttttatgtTTACGCCTTCTAGCCCCTGCATGTCCAACGGTCTGAGCACAACCCCGGAAGTGGCAAATGCGGGATCATCAGCCGCAAAGAACAACCCATAGTCATGCCGACCTCGGTTACTCCAGAGAACATTTTGGGACACGCTTATGATAATTTTAGCGCTCGACTTGAATAGTAAGTAACAAACTTCATGTACATAAAACGTGTTGTATAGACGGGAAAAGACAAGACAGGGAAACGGTGTAACGGTGATAaccaaaaaggaaaacatgGGATATCTCTCATTACAGCTATGTGAGCAAAGGGGACAAAAAACACAGCAATAACTACATACAAGAAGCACCAGCACCACAGTATAGGCCAACTATAGTCTATAGATCCTTCCGCTCGCCTTCACTCTCCGGCGTCCCCGGCCCTGAGCTCGCCATATCCCAAGAGCCATCCTCtgatcggcgacggcgctgGCCACGCTCACGCATAGCGTCGCGAATGCGTGAATTGACATGCTCCAGGGGATCCTTGGGCCCATCCTTGGGCGTGAGGGGACTGAGCGGTTTCAACTGATGCCGCGAGCCTGGTCTGGGCCCTGCGGAACTGCTGCGGCTACGGTCTCGGCTCGGAGGTCTtgtggagaagaagccgatgtTGGCGAGGTTGTAGAAGGATTCGTTGCGGGGGAGGGGTTCTTGGGACCGGAACGGCACGGTGTCGTTCTCGTCGTACTCGCCGCGGGCGTGGATGGCGGGGATTTCGCTGTCTTCTCGGTTGACTTTCGAGAATGGGTCGGAGACGATTCGCGCGGCGTCGAAGTCTGGGAAGAGTTCTGGGCCCATCGTGTTGATGGCTTCCGTTACGAGCTGGGTTAGGGCTACCCGTCTCGCGCGGAGCTTCACCAGGGTATTGGCAGATGAGGGGTTCAAGCAGAGGAGGAGTGGGCGTAGGGATTTGATAATGTCCATGCCCACCTCGCCGATCCGGAGGGCGGCAAACGTGATTGTGGGGAATAGGGCCATGCCGATCAACACTACCAACCAGAGTGGTACCCATTCTGGAATCAAGCCTCGGATGCGGTTGTAGTACGTCCAGTAGGTGAAGGCTGCGGTGTAGGATGCGTACACGGCCGGTGCGAAGGCCAGGGCAATCAATAGCTTCCATGTGGCCATCACATCCCGGCCTTGTAGTTTGACTGTGGAGGCAGCTAGCGCTTCCTTGGACTTTTTGATCGACAGGTATTTGGTGGCGATGAAGACAGGGGTGAAGAGGAGCAGACCGGGCAGAGTTCCAATGGTGAGAAGAGCCAGCTGGCCCAAGCGGTAGATCAACATGGCAATGACATGGATGATCGAGAACTTGGCGTAGGCAACTTGATGATCCCGGATTCCGAGGATGCGGAGCTGCTTGTTGTACTCCACAATAGATCTTCGGAGGTGCACAATCCGCGGATCCTCCTTGTAGTGCTCATAGCCCCTGACGAGTCGGCGGTTCAGTTCGACCACCattggaagaggaagctTCTTCCCTTTGGTGTTGTACATCCGACGGGCCGCTTGGATGACCTACCCAGAGGTTAGCTGCAGCATTGGACAAGAAATGCAAGGTCTTACCATGAGCGTTTCATAGTCGGGActggtgacggtgacggCAACCAGACTTTGATAGATGATATCTAGCAGCTTGCCCACCGACTCTCGCCGCTCACCCTCCTTGAACTGCTTCACCAGCTCTTTGGGCACCTCGAGAGGGGTGCCAAACTCAatcaccgccctcgatcGGAATTTGTGTGCATGGAAATAGTTCATGCCGCAGGGCACGATCTTCAGGCCACAATCCGGATTATCTGCCAGTGTTCCCAGGGCCATCAAGGCCACACCCGCTAGATTTTATATTAGTATTGGTTATTCACCACATTTTAGAAACAGTTCGCTCACCTTTGAGCGGCAGCAGAGATGTGCGGTCATGACTACCACCTTCGGGAAAGATGCCCACACAGCCCCCGGCATTCAGTCTCGCAAAGACCGCCTTATAGACCGCCGTTTGATCCACATGCGGCGCAACCTTGAACTTGGAGCCCTTGAACGCCGAGCGGTCCTGCTCCGATCCATCCCCAGTGAACTTCCCGTCGTCGTCAATGTCCTCCCGCCCCGTCAACTGGAACAACGCATCCCGGTGCTTAAAGGGTTTCTTGAGCACCAGTTCCTCGGGCCCCCGAATCTCCGCGATTGCCGTACTGTGCGACGTCCCATTGATCGTCGGCAGCGCAATCGTCCCTTCCACTTCAAACCCCGGTCCTTCGAAATTGGTGCCGACTCCGCGCAGCAGAGTGGGCTCGTTGACCGGATCGGGCAGATAGACCGTGCCGGCCCCAGGTTTCAGATTGTCCATTGCTCTCGCCACGGGTAGCGTCCCAATCATTCTCGCCAGGAACCCGATAAACTTGCGTCGGAAGGATTTTTCGGCGATCAGCCATGATATGCGGCGGTGGGCTTCGCTGCGGATGACGCGCATCAAAACGAGCGAGTCGACGAACTGGAGAGCGATGCTGTTAGTGAGAGTTTCAGGACCAGAGTAATGTCACGCACCTGGTTTGCATGAGGGGCAGCGACCAGGATGATTGGGCCGCGTCGCGGAATCTTCCAGGACCCGCGTGGATGGACCtcgcggaagaagagatcaatGAGCACGGAGAAGGTCCAGAGCACCAGATCGTACAGCCACCCGACGAGGGGCGGGATGTATGGGCCTTTCGTGCCCATGGCGCCGTTGgatggggagggggaggaaagCTATGGGGCGCGTGTAGTGGGtgcggaggagctcgacATGGGCAGTGTCTGcagggagggagggagtcAGCAGGTGTAGAATAAAATCGAATAAAAGGACTATGAGCTCACCTGTGGGAGTTCAGTGTCACGCGACCatgggggagagagaggagtAGGGAGGAAAAGTGAAAGAGTGTAGAAAGTTGAGGGGAACTGAATCCGTCGAATCCGGCAGGGCACAGACCGTGGACCTAGCTACTTAGGAACTCCCGCCGCTTCTAGGTAACGAATTACAGGTAATGTTTTTCAATACTTTCATATAGACCCTCCATAATAAATAAGGTtgtaaaaaaaaaccatCCCAACATTCCCCGACTTcttgcttttgttttgttggGATGATCGACAGCGGAGTAATGATCACTGCAGAGTTGAGGCTGATCGGGCGAGGGTCCAAGGTACATGAAAATACGAGGGAATGATAACTGCACCGAAGTACTACTTATCTCCGGCTGCCCCGCAACTTGTCTAGacctctcttcctccaagcTCTCTCTCACTTATACTTTCTGCTTCTATCATCTCACCATGTCTATCAAGTACGTACGCCCTTCCCatctgctgcttctgctttccCCTCCTTACTAACCCCGTTAGCTGGGTGATGCTCCATGACAGCGAAGGTTTCGTCCGCCTGCCCAACGAACGCCTGGTCTACTCTTCCCCCCCGCGCACCAGCCTGGCTCTATCCCCGCCCAGCGCCTACAAAGGCAAAGAAACCCTTTCCGTCCAAAGCAGCGCCGGCTGTATCCACCTCACCAACCAAAGAGTCCGTTCCTATCCCACCCCCGCCACTCCCTAACTAACAACCCCAACCCAATCCAGGTCGTCTACCTCCCCGCTCAACCAACCAAAGACTTCCAgtccttctcctcccctCTGCTCAACGTCCGCGACTCGCACGTCTCCGCGCCCTTCTTCGGTCCCAACGTATGGACAGCCCTGGTGCAGCCCGTATCGGGCGGAGGCATCTCGCCGAACCTGCCAGCCGTGCAGCTGAAAGTGACCTACAAAGAAGGGGGCGCCTTTGACTTCCATACCAACTTTGAGCGCATCAAGGAGCGTCTTGCGCAGGCCGTTGAGAACACCGATGACGGGGCCCGCGGTGTCCGCGGCGTGGATCTGACGGCTGTTCACTTGGACGAGCTGCCGGCTTACGATGCTCCGCAACATACCAGGAACCACTACTCGGCTCCGCGTGagccgccgcctccgcctccgccggcaGAGTCGCAGAGTGCTGGACGCAGACCGTCGGAAGTGTCGCCTGAACCCTCCGAGCCCCCGCCATGCTACGAGGAAGTGCAGTCGCAGAGCGTAGCTCatgagctggaggagcggcTACGACGCAGTGGTTGAATGGCTGGTCTACACCTTTTGTTCTGGTCTCTATGTACAGTATCATCTATCTCCATTTTTAGCTAGCGATCCGGAAGCGGTTACCATGGCATTAGTATTATTTAGAAGCAACCCCAGGAGTTCGTGTCTCTTTCCCGTGAGTTCTGGAAAGTCTAGAAAAAAActatttctttttttttctattctATTTCTATCATAATAATATTTCCTCAGTAAATAGAACGAGTAAAAAACATCTGCGTCCACTTCCAGTGCCCGTTGTAGCAGCCAGCCAATCACGTGCGCCACAATTAGCAACGCCGACTCGTCCCGATTTTGCAACCACTTCAATCCTCACTCTCAACCCCTACCCTCCCACCTCCATTCCCACGCACCACACCACCCAATTGACACCCGCATTTACCGCAATGGGTCTCGCCGACTTTTTCTCTGACGTCGTCTCCACCCTGGGCTTCGCCGAGGCCCAGGCTGAGGCACCGGCTCAGGACACCGAATCCAGCTCCGACGAAGCCGCGTCTTCCGACAAGAGCGACGAcgcttctgctgctgctgacgaCAGCTCCGAGCAGGCGGAGGATACCCCCGAGGAGTCCTCTGAGGAGTCTGAGGAGTCCGAGGAGACTgagggcggtgatgatgaggccgaggaggagggtgaggaggaggaggaagaggaggaagaggaggaagaggagccgGAGGACATCAAGCCTAAGCTTGAAGAGGGTAAGTTTCCTCCATATTGTCAATTGGATTATCCTCGGGATGCTATTGTCGCTCCTGTGGTGTGGGATGGGTTGCAGGAATTGGGATGGCGTCAGCtcaatctcaatctcctGCATCCGCACCACCATGACCCAACGCTCGCGCCAATGGCATACCTACTCCTACCCATCGATCAGACATGACCCAGTTGCTGACTTGACTCGTTCCTTGTACAGACTGCGCTCACTCCGCTCAGTGCGCCCCGTACAAGCACCACTTCGACGAGTGCGTCGAGCGCGTCACCCgccaggaggaggacgaggaccAGAAGGGTCCCAAGGAGGACTGTGTTGAGGAGTGTATGTCCACCGGAAACTCCCTCACCCAATCCACCCGGACCCAAATGCTAATATGACTTGACTTGATTGATAGTCTTCCACCTCACCCACTGCGCGACCGCCTGTGCCGCCCCCAAGCTCTGGCGCGAGCTCAAGTAAACGACTTGCTCCGCGTTTACTTTCTTCGGGGAACGCCCGAATCCCCCACTTATCTGATGGCTGTCTGTCTGTCCGACAGCACAGCCTgccgccgtcatcatcatcaaagTCCTGGGTTGACACATTGGTCTTGTGTGGTCACTCCTCGTGTGTGTTTTGCATattgtgttttgttttcaAGACAGACCGGGAGATGGGagatgggagagagagaaagaaaaatgatATAATAGACCGCCTGTCTGCTGCCCTCCCGCTTTCTCCGGTCTGTCTTGCTTGTACAGATAGCTGGTCTTTATTTAGTGTTACTACCAAGTGTTGTCTTTTTTGACAGCGAATGTCATCTGTTTAGACCATGTGGTTTATCTATAGAGTAATTGGAGGTGGATACTGCTGATGGGACAGAATTGCCTAATACGTCTGGATGTGTAGCTTTATCAACATGTCCAATGGCCCCATGTACAACAAACATATCATCGTAAGTATGTCCAGATAGATGACCAAATATACACAATCAAACAATATGAACAGACATAGACACCTGAAACAAGTGCCTGAGGTCACAAAAAAAGCAAGCAAACAAGTGGGGGGTATTGATACGAAAACAGGGGGACGTAGAGTGAGCTGAGCTGAGCAGAGTGTCCAACACAGGGGAAAAGTTGCCGACAACATATAGAATTGCCATCAGCCCGGCATGGCCTATAAAGCAGGCATCATCCTCTGGTCGAACGGGCGGTATGTTCAAATGCCCCGAACAGGTCGTGCGGAAAGGAATGGACTGCTCGTCACAGAGCAGTCTCTGTCTGTGAGGGAGACGAATGAACCACGCCAATCTCCTCTGAGGCGGCTTTGTCAGCGCCTCTATCTCGCCCGGGACCGTCCGCATCCACGGTGTCCGGATCCCGCGCCTCGACACCACGATCGATATCCCACCGGCGGCGCGTCACCACACGCCCAAACAATCCAATCACCATGGGTGGCGgcgcagcaacaacagcGACAACGGCGGAGAAAATGAGCGCATTGCGCATATTGAACGGAGGATGCGCAAAGGCATCCGCCTTGAGCGCGTCCTGGATCAGAATAAAGCACGCGCCGAGCAACTGCCCGCCGGTCCAGCAGATGGTGCTCCCGATCTCCGGTGAGAAGGGGTATGTGATCTCCACGAGATACTCCAGCACAACGGGCAACAGGGCAAACGAGGACGCTCCCATGATCGCCATCACGACGTACGACGGCGCAATGCCCGCGGAGCTGCCGGGGGCAAAGACCAGCCCGATATACGAGGCCGCGACGATGGGGACCAGCACGCGGGTGGTGCCGAGGTAGTGTTTGTACCGGTCTGTTAGCGGCGAGACGATCGCTGCCACTACCAGGCCGACTACGATCAGGATCCCGCCTGCGATCCCGGCTTCAGTCTCGCTGAACCCGTGCGGGCTGAGGATTTGGTTCAGAAGCGAGGATACGCTGTTGAAGAATCCCACGTAGACGGAGAAGGCGATTAGGATGAGCCAGAACTCGAGCGTGCCGAGAAGTTGGCGCACTGCGGGGATGAGCGGCGAGCGTGGGATGGCGGAGGCGGCGCTGGggggtgtgggtggtgcggcggggaggaagaaggatgggATCGATGCGACGCTTGACTGTGGAGAGGGTCAGTACTGATGATCAATTGTTGCTGCGCAGGGAGGAGATATCACTGACAATGACAGAGATATACAACACCATGTTCGGGATCTCAGACGGTTTCGTCGCCCACGCCGAATCAATCAACTGCCCCAGCGCTGCGCCCAAGGGATTCGCCAGACTAGCCAGCGCCGTTGCGCTGGTGCGGCCCCGATCCGAGAACCACAGGTCGCTGTATCGCGTCGGCGCGCAGAGACAGAACGGCTGCGCCAggccgatgaggatctgCCCGAACATGGCGAGgccgaagatgccgccgTTGGCTCTGGTGCCGGCATAGCGCAGCCAGTTGCCGACCAGCAGGAgcgtggcggtggtgatgatggcgggTTTGGGGCCGCCTTTGTTGAGGATCCAGATGACGAATCTATGGAGGATTGAGCTCTGTATCAGCGCAGTCGAGGACAGTCGAATCGATCGCGATTGGATCAGATTAGGGCATGGCAGAAGTGATCTGCGCACTGCTCTAGGACGCGATGCGATAGGTACTTACGGGCTGGCGGCGCAGAAGGCGAACAGGAAGCCCGTGCTCATCCAGTTGATGGCGCTCTCGGAGACATCGAAGTActgcgcggcggtggtggagatggaggagaaggtgagCCACTGTTTGGCGGATGTCAGAATGCGCAGTTACCGTGGGAGGAGCTGTCTTACATCCCAACTGACGACGATATTCAGCAGCACCAGCTGAGCTAGCCCCCAGAAGCGACGTTTGTAGACCCTGTAGACAGGTCGCGTGCCGGCCGACTCGGACTCGGGGGAAATAGATGGGTTCATGGTAGAGTGTCTACCATGCTCCCAGCACCGTAGTAGT
Encoded here:
- a CDS encoding uncharacterized protein (ID:PFLUO_009009-T1.cds;~source:funannotate), whose amino-acid sequence is MAPIAGSKVLLLGSGFVTKPTVEVLSKSDVQVTVACRTLESAQKLCEGFKNTKAISLDVSDDAALDAALSQNDLAISLIPYTFHALVIKSAIRTKKHVVTTSYASPAMMELDEECKKAGITVMNEIGLDPGLDHLYAVKTISEVHAAGGKITGFVSYCGGLPAPECSDNPLGYKFSWSSRGVLLALRNAAKIYQDGKLVSIDGPDLMATAKPYFIYPGFAFVGYPNRDSTPFREKYDIPEAQTVIRGTLRYQGFPEMIKVLVDTGFLSDEANPVFDKPIAWKEATKALLGATSASEQDLQWAVASKTAFPGNDERNRLLAGLRWIGLFSDEPINPRGNPLDTLCATLEKKMQYGPEERDLVMLQHKFEIEHKDGSKETRTSTLCDYGNPAGYSAMARLVGIPCGVAVQQVLDGTISKKGVLAPMTMDICAPLIKTLKEEYGIELIERTL
- a CDS encoding uncharacterized protein (ID:PFLUO_009010-T1.cds;~source:funannotate), which codes for MAGSMHLSRLRNWFLASPPIEFAISNLKALLIGALRQGPIPKHVAFVMDGNRRFARSHGIETVEGHNLGFEALARILEVCYKSGVKVVTIYAFSIENFKRSKFEVDALMEMAKVKLSEMAQHGDLLDRYGARIRVLGRLELLKPDVLAAVNKAVEMTSRNGDRVLNICFPYTSRDEITGAIRDTVEDYSTPLWSAKPAGVAARALFSESHIALNIRAQTTGSGKTHDSHSDTGSTSESSTQEEDPILRNDHSQRVYESESSFSSSTTLHLGGQQEGQHQQQSNKNTSQANYSSSEAENPVYLSPETITRQTLSDHMLTKGTPPLDMLIRTSGVERLSDFMLWQCHDNTEIVFLEVMWPEFDLWHFLPVMLAWQRRIAKSRKNPDAEGNFAGDSPESTSEEDADAVLLRQAKVKAV
- a CDS encoding uncharacterized protein (ID:PFLUO_009011-T1.cds;~source:funannotate), yielding MGTKGPYIPPLVGWLYDLVLWTFSVLIDLFFREVHPRGSWKIPRRGPIILVAAPHANQFVDSLVLMRVIRSEAHRRISWLIAEKSFRRKFIGFLARMIGTLPVARAMDNLKPGAGTVYLPDPVNEPTLLRGVGTNFEGPGFEVEGTIALPTINGTSHSTAIAEIRGPEELVLKKPFKHRDALFQLTGREDIDDDGKFTGDGSEQDRSAFKGSKFKVAPHVDQTAVYKAVFARLNAGGCVGIFPEGGSHDRTSLLPLKAGVALMALGTLADNPDCGLKIVPCGMNYFHAHKFRSRAVIEFGTPLEVPKELVKQFKEGERRESVGKLLDIIYQSLVAVTVTSPDYETLMVIQAARRMYNTKGKKLPLPMVVELNRRLVRGYEHYKEDPRIVHLRRSIVEYNKQLRILGIRDHQVAYAKFSIIHVIAMLIYRLGQLALLTIGTLPGLLLFTPVFIATKYLSIKKSKEALAASTVKLQGRDVMATWKLLIALAFAPAVYASYTAAFTYWTYYNRIRGLIPEWVPLWLVVLIGMALFPTITFAALRIGEVGMDIIKSLRPLLLCLNPSSANTLVKLRARRVALTQLVTEAINTMGPELFPDFDAARIVSDPFSKVNREDSEIPAIHARGEYDENDTVPFRSQEPLPRNESFYNLANIGFFSTRPPSRDRSRSSSAGPRPGSRHQLKPLSPLTPKDGPKDPLEHVNSRIRDAMRERGQRRRRSEDGSWDMASSGPGTPESEGERKDL
- a CDS encoding uncharacterized protein (ID:PFLUO_009008-T1.cds;~source:funannotate); the protein is MVLHNPNNWHWVNKDASGWAKNYLQQNLCCITAEEGGVTAKVERVVSMDGDVDVSQRKGKVITLFDVKLQLEYSGKTTDAEEVTGSISIPEVAHDTEEDEFVFEIENHADAASKQPVKDLVRSAILPQLRQALAKFGPALITEHGKDLQHAPGVNPSSGFAPAKVHPQTTKESAGSTGQTTTSTTGKAVVNTTTVTASDEFRTTAEELYNTFTDPQRIAAFTRSPPRQFEGAKAGGKFAIFDGNVTGEFVKLEPPKHLVQKWRLAQWPADHFSTLEIHFDQNDVDGVTQMRVTWSGVPVGQEDVTKQNWDMYYVRSMKQTFGFGTIL